In the Haloactinospora alba genome, CGTCTGGGCGCGCGAGCGCTGGCGCGGGGGGACAGCGACCGTGCGGCCCGTGCCGTCGCCGCCGACGCCGCCCCGGACAACGCCGGGATCGCGCTCTCCGAAACCGACGGGTTCGTCCGGGTGGCCGTGCGCGCGTCCGTCCGGTTGGGCCCTGCGGGGGCGCTTCCCCTCAGAGTCAGCGACACCGCCACCACCCGGGTCGAACCGTGAGAGCCGGGAGGAGATACCCGTGACCGGACCGCTGAACCGAGCCACAGCGGCATCCGGCGGCGGAGCGGATTCCGGGTCCGGAACCGTGTGGGTACTGGCCCTGTGCCTCGTGCTCTGGTGCTGCGCCGCCGCCGTGCTGGTCGTGACCAGCGTCCGCGCCGACCGGCACCAGGCCGCTGCCGCGGCCGACCTGGCGGCGCTGGCGGCCGCCCACCGCGTCGACGGCGGCCCTCAGGGCGTCTGCTCCACCGCCCGCGACACGGCCGAGGCCAACGGTGCCCGACTGGCGGAGTGCACCCGCCGCGGACGCACCGTCACCGTGGAAACCCGCATGCCGACCCCGGTGTGGCCGGGCGAGGTGCGGGCCCGCTCCCGTGCTGGTCCCAGCCGACTGGAGTAGCGCGCGTCCCCGCGAGGTTGGAGTGCCGATGCTGACCCCGTGCTTTTCCCCTGTCCCCCTCACCCTCGTCGTGTTCTGCGCTGTCCTCGCCCTCCGGGCCGCGCCCCAGGAGGCCGGCACCGTCCCGCCCGGACCGGAACCGTCCGCGCCCGCGGCCACCCCCTCCGCTGCCGCTCCGTCCGAGCCGACGCCCGCTCCGCAAACCTCCCCCGGCACCGGACCGCAGGAGCCCCCCGCCCCCCTTCCACAGCCTGGGGAGGAGCCGGTGCGGACGCTGGTGGAACGGGAACCCCCGCCGCCGGCTCCTCCCCAACCGCCACGGGAGGAACGGGAAACAGCACCCTCCGCCACTCCCTCCCACGACGCCGCCCCCTCGCCCTCCCCGACGGGCCCTACCCGCACCGCCCCGAGTGCCTCCGCCTCGGGCGGCGCGGCCCCGTCGCCGCCACGGCCCCAGGTACCGGAACAACCTCCGGTACCCTCCCCCTCCCACGCGTCCGACGCCCGGAAAGCGGGCGGCTCCGAACCGCGGCGGCCCTCCTCACCCACCCAACGCGCCGTGGGAACCGCGGCGACGGTGGTACTGGCGGTGCTGGCGGCGGGGACCCTGGCGTTGCGTCTCAGCGTCGGCTGGCCGCGTTTCCCGCCGCGGTACCGGGGACGCCGCAGGTCCGCACGGTGACCCTCACCCCGGCGCGACCCCGACCAGCAGACCCGCGGCGAGCGGGACGACACCGATGAGGACGAACGCGGGAAGGAAACACACCCCCAACGGGGCCACCACCCACACACCGACCCGCTGGGTGTGGGCGTGCGCCCGCGTCCGCGCGTCGCTGCGCAGCTCCGCGGAGTAGCGTTCCAGAACGTCGGCGGCCGGAGCCCCCGTCTCCGCCGCCCGGGCGAACGCCCGGCCGACCGCGGCCAGCTCCGCCGGGCCGTCCACCTGTTCCCACGCCGCGGCCGGTTCCTCCCCCAACCGCAGGCGCCGGGCCACACCCTCCAGGGCGGAACCGAGCGGCCCCTCCACCGCCTCCCCTACCGCGGCCACCACCCCGAGCGTCGTCCCGCCCGCCCGCAACCCCGCGACGAGCAGGTCCACGACGAGCGGAACCCCCGCGGCGATCCGGGCGTGTCCGCGCCGGCCGTTCCCCCGGTTCCGTCGCCCCGCCCACCACCACAGCACGAACCCCGGGAGGGCACCCGCCACGGCGCCCGGCAGCGGACCGAGGAGCACAGCGAGCGCAACGGGAGGGACACACGCCACGACCACACGGACCGTGCCCGCCGAACGGAACCGCCGTAGTCCCGGCCGCCTCCGGTCCAACAGCGCGGCGAGCCGGGCACGGCCGGTAGGCCCACCGGCGGCGGTGAGCAACCACACCGCCGCCGTACCCAGCGCGACGACAGCGATCTCCAGCACGGTCATCGGGACTCACCCCGGGTCGACAGCGGTCAGAGCGCGGCGTGCCATCCGGTTGATCCAGCACACCCCCGCCACGTTCAGGGCGGCCCCACCGAGGAGGCACCCCCACCCCGCCGGGGTAGTGAACAGGAACGCCACGGGGGAGGCCCCCACGAGGGCCGCCATCACGACCCCGGCGCCGGGCAGCACACTCAGCAGCAGAGCGGTGCTGCGCGGCCCGGCCAACTGGGCGGAGAACTCCCGGCGCTGCGCCTCGTCGCGCGCGAGACTGTCGGCCAACCGTTCGACCACCCCGGCGAGCCCCGCTCCGGTGTCGGAGGAGACCCGCCAACAGGCGGCCAGGTAACCCAGTCCCGCGCTGCCGGACCGGTGCGCCATCGTTCCCAGCGTCAGGGTGAGGTCCTCACCCGGCCAGGCGACGTTGGCCAACGGCGCGAACTCGGCGGCCACCACCGGGTCGATGCGGGAAACACTCGACGCGAGCGCCTCCGCGGGAGTACGGCCGGCGCGCAGCTCGGCGGCGAGGATCCGGCACAGTTCGACGACCGCGCGCTGCCGGCGCCCGCGGCCGCGGCCGGAGACGGCGTCGAACCACGCGCCGGCGCGTTCCCGGAGCTCTCCCGCACGGTGGCGCGCCGCCGTGCGCCACCGCACCGTTCCCCTCCCCGGTGCCAGTGTCCGCAACCGCCACACCGACGGGGGCGGCACCGCGCCGGACAGCGCCCACCCGAGGAGCCCGACCGCCACCAGCCACCCGGCGCGCGCGGCGAGCCAGTGCGTCTCCCCGGGAAGGAGGTCCGGGAAAGGCATCACACCTCCCCGGGGGACGGGTGCCACGCGCGGCCCAACCGGGCGGCGAGCTCCTCGGCCCCCTCCCGCTCGGTGACGCCCCCGTCGGGATGGAAGCTGACGGCGGGCACCACCCGCACCATCCCGGAACCGTCCTGCCGCAGGACGCACACCTCGGCTACCCTCCGGACACCACCGGCATCCCGCACCAGGTGCACCACGAGCACCCGGGTGGCGGCGAGCTGGCTGTGCGCCGCCGTGCGGCTGAGCCCGGCGGCGCACGCCAGAGCCTCGACCCGGGCCGGCAGGTCCTGGGCCGTGTTGGCGTGCACCGTTCCGGCTCCGCCCTCGTGCCCGGTGTTCAGGGCCCCCAGCAGTTCCGACACCTCGGCTCCGCGCGCCTCTCCCACCACCAGACGGTCGGGGCGCATCCGCAACGCCTGCCGCACCAGCTGGCCCATGCTCACCTCGCCGGTTCCCTCGATGTTGGGCGGTCGCGCCTGCAACCGGACGACGTGCGGGTGTTCCGGGCGCAGCTCCGCGGAGTCCTCCACGAGCAGGATCCGTTCGCGCTGGTCCACCAGGGACAGCAGCGCGGAAAGGAGGGTGCTCTTTCCCGTCCCGGTGCCGCCGCAGATCAGGAACGCCGACCGGGAAGCCACGAGCGCCCGCAACAACCGGGCGCCGCTGGCCGGGAGCCCGCCGCCGTCCACGAGTTCGGCGAGGGAGAACACGCGCCGTCGCCCCAGGCGCAGCGACAGGCACGTCCCCTCCGGTGCGACGGGAGGCAGCACGGCGTGGAACCGCGCCCCGGACGGCAGCCGAGCGTCCACCCACGGGGCCGCGGCGTCGAGCCGGCGCCCCGCCTGGGCGGCCAGCCGCTGGGCGAGCCTGCGCACCGCGTCCTCGCCGGGGAAACTGACCTCGCTGCGGCGCAGTCCGTGTGCGTCCTCGACCCACACCTCCGAGGGACCGTTGACGAGGACGTCGGTGGTCCCGGGATCGCCGAGGAGGGGGTCGAGCGGTCCGGTTCCGGCGAGTTCGGCGCGCAGCGAGCGGACGATCGCGAGGACCTCGGCGTCCCCGAGCACATCCCCCTCGGCGCGCAGTGCCGCCGCCACCCGGGCCGGTGTCGGTTCGGCACCGTCCCGCGCCAGCCGCGCGCGCACCGCCTCCAGCAGTTCGGGGGAGGGAGGAGCGGCCCCGTTCACTGCGGCACCTCGCTGTCGCCGTGTTCGGCACGTATCCGGGACACGAACGTGTCGGCGAACCGGGAGAGCGGGGTTCTCCCTCCGCAGGCCGGCGGGTCGCCGCGGTCCAGAGTGCGCGCCAGCCCGGGTTCGGCTGGTATGTCTCCCGCCAACGGGAGTCCGAGGGCGTGGCGCACGGTATCCGCGGGGAAGTCGCAGGAACTGGACCGGCAGGCGACGCGCAGGTCGCGGGCGTGCTTCCGCGCCCGCGCCGCGGCGCGCCGCGCTGCCATCACCGCGTGCAGCTCCGCGGGGACGACGAGGAGTGCGACGGTGCTGCGCCGCAGTGCCTCCTCCGCCGCGGCGTCCGGGTCGCGGGGGAGGTCCAGCACCACCAGGTCCGAGCCCCGGCTGGCCGAGGAGAGGACGGCGCGCATCGCTGGCACCGGGACGGGGGTTGCGGGGCCGTGCTCCCACGTGAGCAGGGTGATGCCGCCAGGAGCGGGAAGGGTGTCGCGCAGGGCGGGCCAGCTCATCCGACCCTCCCGGGACGTGAGGTCGTTCCAGCGCGTTCCCGGTGTCCTCTCGTGGCCGAGCAGCAGGTCCAGCCCGCCGCCGAGCGGGTCGGCGTCGATGAGCGCGGTGCGTGCTCCGGCGCGTTGGCCGGCATGGGCCAGGGCGACCGAGAGCAGGCTCGCTCCCGCTCCGCCGCGGCCGCCGAGGACCGCCACCGTCAGGGAGGAGCGGGAACGGGGTTGGGTGGCGTCGGCGAGGAGGTCGACCAGGGTGCCCTCGTCGTCGGGCAGCGCGAGGAGGGTGCGGGCCCCGATCCGGAGCGCCGCGTTGGCCAGCGCCTGGTCGTGTTGCGGTTGGTGGTCGGTTTCCCTGCTGACGGTGATGATGTTCGGGTGCGGGTCGGGGCGGAGCTCGGCGAGCTCGGGCAGGAGGTCCGTTCCCGCGATGACGAGCGGGGCCTGTGTCCAGTCGCGTGCGGCGTGCGGCGTCGTGTGCGCGACCGTGACGTCGACGGCGGCGGTCGCGGCCAACCGGAGCAGGTCGTCGAGGAGTTCGGCGTCGTCGGTGACGAGCAGCGGGCGCGGTGCGTCCATGGAGCCTCCCAGCGCGTGGCGTCGGTGTCTCCATGGTCGGAGGCTCGGGCCTCTGGGGGAAGCCGGGTTCGCTGGTTGTGGACGGTCACGTCACGGAAAAGGCGACGGCCCCCGCCGGGGGGATAGCGGGGGCCGTCGCGCGGTCCGGCTCCGGGGGGGTAGAGCCGGTTCCGCTTTCCGGGAAAGATCGTGTGGGTGTGCCGGGCCGTCGTACGGGAGGTCGGAACACGCTCCATCCTCGGAGCGACGTGTGTCCCGAACCGTGCTCGGGATTCGGACGGGGGCGTCCGCGCGGGACATTCCCTATCCGGATCCGGAGAGGGTGAACGGGGAAAAGGAAGCTGTCATAACGACCACCGAAGGCGCCGGAGCGGAAGTAACATATTCGATACGTAATGTTACCATAAAGCCTTGCCCGGGCGAAGGTGAAATCCTGTTTCGGCGCCCTGCCGCGCCCTTTTCCGCACCGGGTCTCTGGGGTAGAAAGAAACCAGAGGGTGGATATGCCCACCGCACACGGTATCCGGGTACCCACGCGTTACCAAGCCGTAATGGGCTAGCCCGCATCCGGGCAATGCCAGCAGGGGCGAACCCGGTCGGGATAATATGACTCGCACGCATGATAGCCCGGTGACACGTGCTGCTGACGGTGCCTCGAGCGGTTCGGAAAGACCGCGCGGGGCACCGTTCTGTGTGACCCCTCTTCCGGAGCCTCTCCCGTCATTCCCGCCGGCGGGAAAGCCCTCGGGGGCACGGAATGACGGGGCGGACGGCTCGGCGAGGTTCAATATTCAAATTCTCGCTGCCTGGGATTCACACGGGAAGAATGTGCCAGCTCACCCGCGCTTCAACGCCTCACAGGTCGCCAGCGAGTCCCGCGCGCCCGCCGCGACCGCCCGGCAGCAGTGCGTCACCCACGCGGCCATCCCCTCGGGGGTGCCCGTGGTGTAGTCGTGGAGCGCCCTCGCGTACTCCTCGGCCGACTCCGCGTGGCCCACTTCCGGAGGGACCAGCGACTTGGGGTCCAGGCCGCGTTCGACCAGTGTCAGCCGCTCCGCGGCACGCGCGACCAGGCCGTCCCCCCATCCGAACGGGCGCAGCGTCGCCAGCTCCCCGTGGACGACGGCGCTGACCACGAGCGCGGGGACCGTCCCCGGGGTGTTGAGCAGCGTGTTCAACGCCCTCAGCCGCGCGGGGACCTGTTCGGCGCCCGGAGCGGGTC is a window encoding:
- a CDS encoding TadE family type IV pilus minor pilin, whose product is MVTAETAVALPSLMLVLGIALAALTAASTHIACVDAARLGARALARGDSDRAARAVAADAAPDNAGIALSETDGFVRVAVRASVRLGPAGALPLRVSDTATTRVEP
- a CDS encoding Rv3654c family TadE-like protein; this encodes MTGPLNRATAASGGGADSGSGTVWVLALCLVLWCCAAAVLVVTSVRADRHQAAAAADLAALAAAHRVDGGPQGVCSTARDTAEANGARLAECTRRGRTVTVETRMPTPVWPGEVRARSRAGPSRLE
- a CDS encoding type II secretion system F family protein, yielding MTVLEIAVVALGTAAVWLLTAAGGPTGRARLAALLDRRRPGLRRFRSAGTVRVVVACVPPVALAVLLGPLPGAVAGALPGFVLWWWAGRRNRGNGRRGHARIAAGVPLVVDLLVAGLRAGGTTLGVVAAVGEAVEGPLGSALEGVARRLRLGEEPAAAWEQVDGPAELAAVGRAFARAAETGAPAADVLERYSAELRSDARTRAHAHTQRVGVWVVAPLGVCFLPAFVLIGVVPLAAGLLVGVAPG
- a CDS encoding type II secretion system F family protein, which codes for MPFPDLLPGETHWLAARAGWLVAVGLLGWALSGAVPPPSVWRLRTLAPGRGTVRWRTAARHRAGELRERAGAWFDAVSGRGRGRRQRAVVELCRILAAELRAGRTPAEALASSVSRIDPVVAAEFAPLANVAWPGEDLTLTLGTMAHRSGSAGLGYLAACWRVSSDTGAGLAGVVERLADSLARDEAQRREFSAQLAGPRSTALLLSVLPGAGVVMAALVGASPVAFLFTTPAGWGCLLGGAALNVAGVCWINRMARRALTAVDPG
- a CDS encoding TadA family conjugal transfer-associated ATPase, encoding MNGAAPPSPELLEAVRARLARDGAEPTPARVAAALRAEGDVLGDAEVLAIVRSLRAELAGTGPLDPLLGDPGTTDVLVNGPSEVWVEDAHGLRRSEVSFPGEDAVRRLAQRLAAQAGRRLDAAAPWVDARLPSGARFHAVLPPVAPEGTCLSLRLGRRRVFSLAELVDGGGLPASGARLLRALVASRSAFLICGGTGTGKSTLLSALLSLVDQRERILLVEDSAELRPEHPHVVRLQARPPNIEGTGEVSMGQLVRQALRMRPDRLVVGEARGAEVSELLGALNTGHEGGAGTVHANTAQDLPARVEALACAAGLSRTAAHSQLAATRVLVVHLVRDAGGVRRVAEVCVLRQDGSGMVRVVPAVSFHPDGGVTEREGAEELAARLGRAWHPSPGEV
- the ssd gene encoding septum site-determining protein Ssd, with the translated sequence MDAPRPLLVTDDAELLDDLLRLAATAAVDVTVAHTTPHAARDWTQAPLVIAGTDLLPELAELRPDPHPNIITVSRETDHQPQHDQALANAALRIGARTLLALPDDEGTLVDLLADATQPRSRSSLTVAVLGGRGGAGASLLSVALAHAGQRAGARTALIDADPLGGGLDLLLGHERTPGTRWNDLTSREGRMSWPALRDTLPAPGGITLLTWEHGPATPVPVPAMRAVLSSASRGSDLVVLDLPRDPDAAAEEALRRSTVALLVVPAELHAVMAARRAAARARKHARDLRVACRSSSCDFPADTVRHALGLPLAGDIPAEPGLARTLDRGDPPACGGRTPLSRFADTFVSRIRAEHGDSEVPQ